CACGCGCTGCATTCGTTGTTCTGGACGATCATGGCGCCCAATGGAAAGGGCGGCGGCGGAGAACCTTCGGGCGCGCTCGGTGACAAAATCAAGGAAGATTTCGGCAGTTTCGATGCTTTCAAGGCACATTTCGCCGCGGCAGCGAAGGGTGTCGAAGGCGCGGGCTGGGGCTTACTCCATTACCGCCACTCGGACAGCCGTTTGATCGTGTTGCAGGCAGAGAATCAGCACAAGCTCTCTCAGTGGGACACGACACCTCTGATGGGTATCGATGTGTGGGAGCATGCCTATTATTTGAAGTACCAGAATGACCGCGCCGCGTACGTGGATGCGTGGTGGAACGTGGTCAATTGGCCTCAGGTCGCTAAGAACTTCGATGCGGCGGCAGCAAAGAAGGCCTAACGTCTATAGCTGAATGGAAAAATGTGGAATAAGAGGGCGTGGGCGTCGGTCTCGCGCCCTCTTTGACTTATCAGCTGCCCTTCTGGTCTTTACTCATTGAGGCAAGCTCTTCGCGAAGCGCGAGTTTGTTCACCTTCCCGTTGGGTAACAGCGGCAACATCGGGCGAACCTCAATCTTCTTTGGAACTTTGAAGTTGGCCAAATGCTGTGTGCAGTATTCGTGAATTGTCTCTGACTCAACGGTCCGCCCTGGGTAGGGCATGACAAAGGCGTGGCCTACTTCCTGATAGACTTTGTGCGGTACACCGATGACCGCCGCCATTAGTACATTGGGAATGGACTCGATGACATCCTCGATTTCTCGCGGGTAGATGTTTTCGCCTCCGGACTTGAACATTTCCGATTTGCGCCCGGTAACGTGAAGATTGCGGTTTTCGTCAAGCCAACCCAGGTCGCCCGAGTAGTACCATCCTGCTTCGTCGACGACTTCTTTGGTGAGGTCCGGCCGGTTGAAATACCCTTTCATCAAGAATGGACCGCGGACAGCAATTTCACCTACGCGCCCTTGGGGCACCTCGACGCGTTGATCGTCGACAATGCGGAGTTCGAAACCTTCCGCTATCTTGCCTGCCGTGTGAGCCAGCGTGTTGAGATCGTCGCCCGGACTTGAATAGCTGACGAACCCGCCCATTTCCGTGGAGCCGTACCCTGTCTTCATCTTCGCGCCGGT
The Candidatus Hydrogenedentota bacterium DNA segment above includes these coding regions:
- a CDS encoding superoxide dismutase; this translates as MENSRRDFLKTASGIAAAATLAGAPVAAAAEGAAKEEAAGLGKVTEHTLPPLPYPYEALEPYIDVKTMQLHHDKHHAAYVKGLNTAEAALAKARAANDFAMIQYWSKSAAFNGGGHALHSLFWTIMAPNGKGGGGEPSGALGDKIKEDFGSFDAFKAHFAAAAKGVEGAGWGLLHYRHSDSRLIVLQAENQHKLSQWDTTPLMGIDVWEHAYYLKYQNDRAAYVDAWWNVVNWPQVAKNFDAAAAKKA